A part of Nitrospira sp. genomic DNA contains:
- a CDS encoding XRE family transcriptional regulator, with protein MTRATVTKGSGNIFRDLGFSDERSAELLLKSSLLQALQDTIRRHAWKQVEAAARLRIDQAKVSKLLSGQMAGFSVERLVHFLSLLGQDVEVTVRQAPRGQRYGTVRSKVTRRSRTVARARSESVS; from the coding sequence ATGACACGCGCAACCGTGACGAAAGGGAGTGGAAATATCTTTCGGGATCTGGGGTTTTCGGACGAGCGATCGGCCGAACTCCTTCTCAAAAGCAGTTTACTGCAAGCCCTTCAGGACACGATTCGGCGCCACGCGTGGAAACAGGTGGAGGCGGCCGCGCGCCTCAGGATCGATCAGGCGAAAGTATCCAAGCTCCTCTCGGGACAGATGGCCGGGTTCTCGGTTGAACGTTTGGTGCATTTCCTCTCCTTGCTAGGTCAAGATGTGGAAGTCACCGTGCGTCAGGCTCCGCGCGGACAGCGATACGGCACGGTCCGGTCGAAGGTCACGAGACGATCGCGTACGGTCGCGAGAGCTCGATCGGAGAGCGTATCATGA
- a CDS encoding sigma-54-dependent Fis family transcriptional regulator, translating to MTEEWGAILVVDDDADMRELAYDMLKDRGHQVTMAGSGEEALKRLAEEDHAVVLTDLRMKGMQGLELLTQIKRNHPDINVILMTAFGSVETAVEAMKHGASDYLTKPVKKDELIRVVERVIREAALRREVRRLRKEVHKEYSFHHILGKSKAIQAVFDLIRRVADSPTNVLITGESGTGKELVAKAIHYNSDRKDAPFIPVNCAAIPEQLLESELFGHMRGAFTDAKMDKRGLFEEAQKGTLFLDEISELPLMLQAKILRAIQEKEIRRVGANRPISVDVRIIAATNLNLTEEVKNKRFREDLYYRLNVIELKLPPLRERREDIPLLVEAFLKKCGEARGKEVKGVSEATLAMLMDYVWPGNVRELENVIERAVTLSRSERISPDDLPAAVQGARGDRRVLDEAAEQALSLHELEKEYIKKILEKTGGNKYQAAHALGIDRKTLYRKLAEIEGKPHPEE from the coding sequence ATGACCGAAGAATGGGGCGCGATTCTCGTCGTCGATGATGATGCAGATATGCGGGAATTGGCCTATGACATGCTGAAAGATCGGGGTCATCAGGTCACGATGGCTGGAAGTGGAGAGGAAGCTCTGAAACGATTGGCCGAAGAAGACCATGCGGTCGTCCTCACGGATCTTCGTATGAAAGGGATGCAGGGGCTTGAATTGCTAACCCAGATCAAACGAAACCATCCAGATATCAACGTGATTCTCATGACCGCCTTTGGGTCGGTGGAGACGGCGGTCGAAGCGATGAAACACGGGGCGAGCGACTACCTCACCAAGCCGGTCAAGAAAGATGAGCTGATCCGCGTCGTCGAACGGGTGATCAGAGAAGCGGCGCTTCGGCGGGAGGTCAGACGGCTCAGGAAAGAGGTCCACAAGGAATACAGTTTTCATCACATCTTAGGTAAGAGCAAGGCGATCCAGGCGGTATTCGATTTGATTCGCCGGGTGGCTGATAGTCCGACCAACGTCCTGATCACGGGAGAAAGTGGAACAGGCAAAGAGTTGGTTGCCAAAGCCATTCACTACAACAGTGACAGAAAGGACGCTCCCTTTATTCCAGTGAACTGTGCGGCGATTCCAGAGCAACTCTTGGAGAGCGAACTGTTCGGGCATATGCGAGGCGCCTTTACCGATGCGAAGATGGATAAGCGGGGGCTGTTTGAAGAAGCGCAGAAAGGCACGCTGTTTCTCGACGAGATCAGTGAGCTGCCACTCATGCTTCAGGCCAAAATTCTTCGCGCGATTCAGGAAAAGGAAATCCGGCGCGTGGGAGCGAACAGGCCGATTTCGGTGGATGTGCGCATCATCGCGGCCACGAATCTGAACCTCACTGAGGAGGTTAAAAATAAGCGCTTTCGAGAAGATTTGTACTACCGGCTCAACGTCATTGAGCTGAAGTTGCCGCCGTTACGGGAACGACGCGAAGATATTCCACTCCTGGTCGAGGCCTTTCTTAAGAAGTGCGGCGAGGCCCGAGGGAAGGAGGTCAAGGGTGTCAGCGAGGCCACTTTGGCGATGTTGATGGATTATGTCTGGCCCGGGAACGTGCGTGAACTGGAGAATGTGATTGAACGGGCCGTGACGCTCAGTCGCAGTGAAAGAATTTCACCGGATGATCTGCCGGCAGCGGTGCAGGGAGCGCGAGGCGATCGGCGTGTGCTGGACGAAGCGGCTGAGCAGGCGTTGTCCTTGCATGAGCTTGAAAAAGAGTACATTAAGAAGATCCTCGAAAAGACCGGCGGCAACAAATACCAGGCCGCTCATGCCCTTGGCATCGATCGCAAGACCCTGTATCGTAAGCTCGCCGAGATCGAGGGTAAGCCTCATCCAGAGGAATAA
- a CDS encoding PAS domain S-box protein, which produces MKDVDRLAMRTVFWITPLLTVGIFVLDLLTPVGVAVSILYLVPLLLTYPSFRTKDPLYVAAVATVLTWADVLLKPPGLPIPYALFNRTLGTMVIWVIAIGLIRYKRTQHELMSSLVEQAHAEGLMMEAQEARDHADREAVRAVVGREVAEEQLLVSRLTLESIIESAMDAIITVDEDQRVRLFNRAAEEMFGCSVREATGQPLDRFLPTRFRDAHRHHVHAFGQAGVTSRKMGKLGTVMGFRSNGEEFPIEAAISHITVERKTYYTVILRDISERKRVEEDLRESQRKLLTLIANLPGFAYRCKNDRDWTLEYLSEGVFDLTGYTADDYLVQRSISYGETTHPDDREHVWQEVQIAVEHHHPFEITYRILTKSGEVKWVWERGEGIYAPDGTLSYLEGFVTDVTERKRAEHLLRQSEERYRRLIAVSPYAILVNREDRVIFANDQAIKLFGVVKADELLRKSPLDLFHPDYHATVQERVHQLLEGSSLVPVVEEKIVRLDGTSIDVEVSAARFVDEEGPAILAMLRDISERKRLQEQLRKTERIAELGTLASGMAHEIGTPMNVILGRAEYLMDRVTDEPVKKGLQTIVMQVERITKVMNQLLTFARRKVPEQCPLDLRETIEAGMELFQERLARNQIQVELALADDCPRALADPDQMSQVFINLVMNAVHAMPDGGMLRIGLAPEKHMVKLTIADTGHGIPLNVVEKVFEPFFTTKEFGQGTGLGLTVVKGIIEEHQGSIIVESEEGKGTAFTILLPQVDSQ; this is translated from the coding sequence ATGAAGGATGTTGACCGTCTTGCCATGCGCACTGTGTTTTGGATAACCCCCCTCCTTACGGTAGGAATTTTTGTTCTAGACCTGTTGACGCCGGTCGGCGTGGCGGTGTCGATTCTGTATCTCGTTCCATTGCTGCTGACGTATCCATCTTTCCGAACAAAAGATCCGCTCTACGTCGCTGCTGTGGCCACGGTACTCACGTGGGCTGACGTTCTGCTGAAACCACCCGGTCTCCCAATTCCCTATGCACTGTTTAACCGTACCTTGGGTACGATGGTCATCTGGGTCATCGCCATCGGTCTGATTCGGTATAAGCGAACCCAGCACGAGTTGATGTCTTCGCTGGTTGAACAGGCCCATGCCGAAGGTCTGATGATGGAGGCGCAAGAGGCCCGCGACCATGCGGATAGGGAGGCGGTGCGTGCCGTGGTCGGTCGTGAAGTAGCTGAAGAGCAGCTCCTGGTCAGCCGGCTCACGCTGGAAAGCATCATTGAATCCGCAATGGATGCGATCATCACCGTGGACGAAGATCAGAGAGTCCGGTTATTTAACCGCGCGGCCGAGGAGATGTTCGGCTGCTCCGTTCGAGAGGCCACTGGGCAGCCGCTTGATCGATTCTTACCGACACGCTTCCGAGACGCCCATCGTCATCATGTCCACGCGTTCGGGCAAGCCGGTGTCACGAGCCGGAAGATGGGCAAACTCGGTACCGTGATGGGGTTCCGCTCGAACGGAGAGGAGTTTCCGATTGAAGCCGCGATCTCGCATATCACAGTGGAGAGGAAGACCTACTATACCGTCATTCTCAGAGACATCAGTGAGCGCAAGCGGGTTGAAGAAGACCTCCGAGAGAGCCAGCGGAAACTTCTTACGCTGATAGCCAATCTTCCGGGCTTCGCATATCGCTGCAAAAATGATCGCGACTGGACACTTGAGTATCTCAGTGAGGGAGTGTTCGATTTGACGGGGTATACCGCTGATGACTATCTCGTTCAACGCAGCATCTCATACGGTGAGACAACGCATCCGGATGACAGAGAGCATGTGTGGCAAGAGGTCCAGATTGCCGTAGAGCACCATCACCCCTTCGAAATAACTTACCGAATCTTAACCAAATCGGGCGAAGTCAAATGGGTCTGGGAGCGGGGAGAAGGGATTTACGCACCGGATGGCACCCTCAGCTACCTCGAAGGGTTTGTCACCGATGTGACAGAACGCAAGCGTGCCGAACACTTGCTACGGCAGAGCGAAGAACGGTACAGGCGCCTCATAGCCGTCTCGCCCTATGCGATCCTGGTGAATCGTGAGGACCGCGTCATTTTTGCGAACGATCAAGCGATCAAACTATTCGGAGTAGTGAAGGCCGACGAGCTACTCAGAAAGTCTCCCCTAGATCTGTTTCATCCTGATTATCATGCCACCGTGCAAGAGCGGGTTCATCAGTTACTGGAAGGCAGCTCGCTCGTTCCGGTGGTCGAGGAGAAAATCGTCAGACTGGATGGAACATCCATCGATGTGGAGGTCAGCGCGGCGAGGTTCGTGGATGAAGAAGGTCCGGCTATCTTGGCTATGCTCCGAGACATCAGTGAGCGGAAACGACTGCAGGAACAATTGCGGAAGACCGAGCGGATCGCCGAACTGGGTACGCTAGCCTCCGGCATGGCCCACGAAATCGGGACACCGATGAACGTCATTCTCGGCCGTGCCGAATATCTGATGGACCGTGTGACGGATGAGCCAGTGAAAAAAGGGCTTCAAACTATTGTCATGCAGGTTGAGCGGATTACGAAGGTGATGAACCAGTTGCTGACGTTCGCGCGACGCAAAGTCCCGGAGCAGTGCCCCCTGGACCTTCGAGAAACGATAGAAGCCGGCATGGAGTTGTTTCAGGAACGTCTCGCACGAAATCAGATCCAGGTGGAGCTCGCATTGGCCGACGACTGTCCGAGGGCGCTGGCCGATCCGGATCAGATGAGCCAGGTCTTCATCAATCTCGTGATGAACGCCGTGCATGCCATGCCGGACGGCGGAATGCTACGAATCGGCCTGGCGCCGGAAAAACACATGGTGAAACTCACGATAGCCGATACGGGCCACGGAATTCCCCTGAATGTGGTCGAGAAAGTCTTCGAGCCGTTCTTCACGACGAAAGAATTCGGTCAGGGGACAGGATTGGGACTGACCGTGGTCAAGGGCATCATCGAAGAACATCAGGGTTCTATCATTGTTGAGAGTGAAGAAGGGAAGGGCACGGCGTTTACAATTTTGCTTCCGCAAGTTGACAGCCAGTGA
- a CDS encoding response regulator, giving the protein MACPLPVIQSKSLRRPEWGPERMSRMTNGKAAVLLIVEDDREMRSLLCDEFCETGYQLREARDGDEAFLAVLQSVPDLILTDLRMPAGGDDYISRLRTVAPRCPIVVITGFGDPTLKTQVLKAGANAYFDKPVRLAELKACVQLLLDYRPGADR; this is encoded by the coding sequence ATGGCATGCCCCTTGCCAGTTATCCAATCTAAGAGCTTGCGAAGACCGGAATGGGGGCCGGAGAGGATGTCGCGCATGACGAATGGAAAAGCCGCTGTCTTGCTGATCGTCGAGGATGACCGCGAAATGCGCAGTCTGCTATGCGATGAATTTTGCGAAACAGGATATCAGCTGCGTGAAGCAAGGGATGGGGACGAAGCATTTCTGGCCGTGCTGCAGTCCGTGCCGGATCTGATTTTGACGGATCTACGGATGCCGGCGGGAGGAGATGACTACATCAGCCGGCTGAGGACCGTGGCACCCAGGTGTCCAATCGTCGTCATCACGGGATTCGGCGATCCGACATTGAAAACACAGGTACTGAAAGCAGGAGCGAATGCGTACTTTGACAAACCCGTCCGTCTTGCCGAGCTGAAGGCTTGTGTGCAACTATTGCTCGACTACAGACCCGGAGCTGATCGCTGA
- a CDS encoding sigma-54-dependent Fis family transcriptional regulator — protein MLFISRNEPALCDSERLDGSPQTDPIIAARIEAIKQLSQGLSDRVAVMDPAFNIVYANEAAWAVDQTHAPRRPHAKCYEAFAHRTDPCGTCPAIKVFEAPEIQSVSCSSGGDGTACGMQQAFPLADAQGTVASMLVLFHPTPKLHSRATPENATGQAGGDGLGNLIGRSPAMRQLFDMTRLVADSSATVLIQGESGTGKEILARTIHALSNRKDRPFVVVDCGSLPETLLESELFGHVKGAFTGAVANKRGLFEEADGGTIFLDEIADTTPTFQAKLLRVLQEGEIKPVGGTRSLKIHARVLSASNKDLTELVKAKTFRQDLYYRLAVLPLYLPALRERRDDIPLLVHHFVAASCARHHQPVRQVDSKTMRALRDAPWPGNVRQLQHYIERAVVTTAGPWLRCEDLLDVGIADEHESLRSTSRGVVAQAERIRIMDALEKTAGNRLKAAKLLKISRASLYNKLRAYSIE, from the coding sequence ATGCTCTTCATCTCGAGAAATGAGCCCGCTTTGTGTGACTCAGAACGTCTTGACGGATCGCCGCAGACGGATCCCATCATTGCCGCGCGAATCGAAGCGATCAAGCAATTATCACAGGGCCTCTCGGACCGCGTGGCGGTGATGGACCCCGCATTCAATATTGTCTACGCGAACGAGGCAGCCTGGGCTGTCGACCAGACTCACGCACCTCGCCGACCTCATGCCAAATGCTATGAAGCGTTTGCGCATCGGACCGACCCTTGTGGGACCTGTCCGGCTATAAAGGTGTTTGAGGCACCAGAGATCCAGAGCGTATCTTGTTCCAGCGGAGGAGACGGCACGGCCTGCGGGATGCAACAAGCCTTTCCCTTAGCGGATGCGCAGGGAACGGTGGCCTCCATGTTGGTGCTCTTTCATCCCACACCGAAGTTGCATAGTCGAGCAACGCCAGAGAACGCCACCGGTCAGGCGGGAGGCGATGGTCTGGGGAATTTGATCGGTCGAAGTCCGGCCATGCGGCAGCTGTTCGACATGACTCGTCTTGTGGCGGACAGTTCGGCAACCGTCCTCATACAAGGGGAGAGCGGAACGGGTAAAGAAATCCTGGCGAGAACGATTCATGCGCTCAGCAACCGGAAAGATCGGCCATTCGTCGTCGTCGATTGTGGATCCCTGCCAGAAACACTGCTCGAAAGTGAACTGTTTGGGCATGTGAAGGGCGCCTTCACCGGGGCGGTCGCCAATAAGCGTGGGCTCTTCGAAGAGGCAGATGGCGGGACCATCTTCCTCGACGAGATCGCCGATACCACGCCGACCTTTCAAGCGAAGCTGCTCCGCGTTCTGCAAGAGGGCGAGATCAAGCCCGTTGGTGGAACCAGGTCGTTGAAGATCCATGCGCGGGTCCTTTCTGCTTCGAACAAAGATCTGACCGAACTCGTGAAGGCCAAGACATTTCGGCAGGATTTGTACTATCGACTAGCCGTGTTGCCTCTCTATTTGCCAGCTCTCCGGGAACGGCGAGACGACATCCCACTGCTAGTCCACCACTTCGTCGCCGCTTCCTGTGCCCGACATCATCAACCGGTTCGGCAGGTCGATAGCAAAACGATGCGGGCGTTGCGCGACGCGCCATGGCCAGGCAACGTCCGACAATTGCAGCACTACATTGAGCGGGCCGTGGTGACGACCGCCGGTCCGTGGCTCCGGTGCGAGGATCTCCTCGACGTTGGCATCGCTGACGAGCACGAGAGTTTACGCTCAACGTCGCGGGGGGTGGTTGCCCAGGCCGAGCGCATCCGGATCATGGACGCGCTGGAGAAGACCGCAGGAAACCGATTGAAAGCCGCCAAGTTGCTCAAGATCAGCCGAGCGAGTCTCTATAACAAGCTCCGAGCCTATAGCATCGAATAG
- a CDS encoding 2OG-Fe(II) oxygenase has product MPRVSPVAEIESNLVEAVEEVDRSLLHQAYCDQNEFLLLERFIPPSVVEPCLCEIEQLSGAVHRNYVPSHKQGGSVSFYSIQEKAPSPSILALYRSPALRMFLSRLVDAPLMLCSEDDPHACALYYYTKPGDHIGFHYDTSYYKGARYTVLIGLVEQSEHCRLVARGHKGKAPTEISETRIPMDPGTMVVFNGDKLWHAVTPLGAHERRVILTLQYVTDQRMGPLKKLFSNMKDAFAYFGPAALMHRPKAKQTSINDRVMIRADMMTDHPTLQFLARVWSASLNRDS; this is encoded by the coding sequence ATGCCGAGGGTCAGTCCTGTGGCCGAGATAGAAAGCAATCTTGTAGAAGCTGTCGAGGAGGTGGATCGATCTCTCCTCCACCAAGCCTATTGCGATCAGAACGAGTTCCTGCTGCTGGAACGGTTTATCCCACCGTCGGTTGTCGAGCCCTGCCTGTGCGAGATCGAGCAGCTCAGCGGTGCAGTCCATCGTAATTATGTGCCGAGCCATAAACAGGGAGGCAGCGTTAGTTTTTACAGCATCCAGGAGAAGGCGCCGTCGCCGTCGATTCTGGCCTTATATCGGTCGCCCGCGCTTCGGATGTTCCTCAGTCGGCTGGTCGACGCTCCCCTCATGCTCTGTTCAGAAGACGATCCGCATGCCTGCGCGTTGTATTACTACACCAAGCCAGGCGACCACATCGGCTTTCACTATGACACGTCCTATTACAAGGGGGCCCGCTATACGGTTCTCATTGGCCTGGTTGAGCAATCCGAGCATTGCCGGTTGGTGGCGCGGGGGCATAAGGGCAAGGCTCCCACCGAGATCAGCGAAACCCGTATTCCGATGGATCCTGGAACGATGGTGGTTTTCAACGGCGACAAACTCTGGCATGCCGTCACACCGCTTGGCGCTCACGAACGGCGGGTGATCTTGACGCTGCAATACGTGACGGATCAGCGGATGGGGCCGCTCAAGAAACTGTTCTCCAACATGAAGGATGCGTTTGCCTACTTCGGGCCGGCCGCACTGATGCACCGGCCCAAGGCGAAGCAGACCTCGATCAACGACCGCGTGATGATCCGAGCCGACATGATGACCGATCATCCGACGCTGCAATTTCTCGCGAGAGTATGGAGTGCATCTCTCAATCGCGATTCCTGA
- a CDS encoding chlorite dismutase yields MSIPEQAPALQAPPRQYVNFVFYQVDPAWRRLPEDIRTQGKQEFLRAVEDYAGKVLVVPYSTIGIRGDCDFMLWRISYDLDLFQDMSTKILTSGLGQYLTTPYSYLALTKRSVYVDHHTHAGQEGKRLTVVPGKSKYNFVYPFLKTREWFLLTKAARQGMMDEHIEVGHRFPSVKLNTAYSFGLDDQEWVVAFESDKPEDFLELVMALRETEGSRYTLRDTPIFTCVRKSLKETLDTLGG; encoded by the coding sequence ATGTCTATCCCTGAACAAGCCCCAGCGCTCCAGGCCCCCCCACGTCAATATGTCAATTTCGTCTTCTATCAAGTCGACCCAGCCTGGCGGCGTCTACCAGAGGATATCCGCACCCAGGGTAAACAGGAGTTCCTGCGGGCCGTGGAGGACTATGCCGGCAAAGTCCTGGTGGTGCCGTATTCGACTATCGGCATTCGCGGCGACTGCGACTTTATGCTCTGGCGCATCAGCTACGATCTGGATCTCTTCCAGGATATGAGCACCAAGATACTCACCTCCGGCTTAGGACAATACCTCACGACCCCGTATTCCTATCTCGCGCTGACCAAACGGTCCGTCTACGTGGACCACCACACCCACGCGGGACAGGAAGGGAAACGGCTGACGGTGGTGCCGGGGAAGAGCAAATATAACTTCGTGTATCCGTTCCTCAAGACACGCGAATGGTTCCTGCTCACGAAGGCGGCGCGACAGGGCATGATGGATGAGCATATCGAAGTGGGCCATCGGTTTCCGTCCGTGAAGCTGAATACGGCCTATTCGTTTGGGTTGGATGATCAGGAATGGGTGGTGGCGTTTGAAAGCGATAAGCCGGAAGACTTTCTGGAGCTCGTGATGGCGCTGCGCGAAACCGAGGGTTCACGCTACACGCTGCGTGACACGCCGATTTTCACCTGCGTTCGCAAGAGTCTCAAAGAAACGCTCGACACGCTCGGCGGCTAA
- a CDS encoding aromatic ring-hydroxylating dioxygenase subunit alpha, with the protein MLEGFWYIAGESAAVRAGRPFASVLCNQPLVLFRDGQGRVHALEDRCPHKGVPLSSARQEGDSLRCPFHGWRFISSGECVEVPAIGNVAHPSLASACVKTFPSEEQDGWVWVYIGSEQCPKPSSPPPSLPVPADGSPMISVRESAEAKVRWDFAVDSLMDPAHVPFVHHNYFRRREAARRKEKVFTRLPLGFRTISQNVVLPDTFIFRALSPRLSSATTTVDFVLPGIHLERWEIGTRFASVMLVATPLTDERSRFDICVGWNFLHGLPVGWLVRRTLRTILRQDRDILELQEQGFGQKGSMLLNLESDTLAVWYRRLKRYRLDQLAGVPDPQHPVPEKTTLSWTT; encoded by the coding sequence ATGCTCGAAGGTTTCTGGTACATTGCCGGGGAAAGTGCTGCGGTCAGGGCCGGGCGGCCATTCGCGTCGGTGCTCTGCAATCAGCCGTTGGTGCTGTTTCGGGATGGGCAGGGTCGCGTGCATGCGTTGGAAGATCGCTGTCCCCATAAGGGCGTGCCGCTCTCGTCGGCGCGGCAAGAAGGGGATTCCTTGCGGTGCCCTTTTCACGGGTGGCGCTTTATCTCTTCCGGTGAATGTGTGGAAGTACCAGCCATCGGCAACGTAGCACATCCATCACTGGCCTCGGCCTGCGTGAAGACCTTTCCATCCGAGGAGCAGGATGGCTGGGTGTGGGTCTACATTGGTAGTGAGCAGTGCCCGAAACCCTCATCTCCACCACCATCGTTGCCGGTTCCAGCCGATGGCAGTCCGATGATTTCCGTGCGCGAGTCCGCAGAGGCGAAAGTCCGGTGGGATTTCGCAGTGGATAGTCTGATGGATCCCGCCCATGTCCCGTTCGTGCATCACAACTATTTCCGGCGGCGCGAGGCAGCCAGAAGAAAAGAAAAAGTGTTCACGCGGCTGCCGTTGGGGTTTCGCACGATCTCGCAGAATGTCGTGCTACCGGACACATTTATCTTTCGCGCCTTGTCTCCGAGGTTGAGCTCAGCCACGACCACGGTCGACTTCGTGCTGCCCGGCATCCATCTGGAACGATGGGAGATCGGCACACGGTTCGCGTCTGTTATGTTGGTGGCCACACCGCTTACGGATGAACGAAGCCGGTTCGACATTTGCGTCGGGTGGAACTTCTTGCACGGGCTACCCGTGGGATGGCTCGTCCGCCGGACTTTACGCACCATTCTTCGCCAGGACCGGGACATCCTGGAATTGCAGGAACAGGGGTTCGGCCAGAAGGGAAGTATGTTATTGAACTTAGAATCAGACACATTGGCCGTGTGGTACCGTCGGCTGAAGAGATACCGTTTGGATCAATTGGCCGGTGTGCCGGACCCACAACATCCGGTTCCTGAGAAGACCACGCTCAGCTGGACCACGTGA